The following coding sequences lie in one Apium graveolens cultivar Ventura chromosome 3, ASM990537v1, whole genome shotgun sequence genomic window:
- the LOC141712125 gene encoding inorganic pyrophosphatase TTM1-like isoform X2 → MSKADSHSDSPRRRSGLLRDQVQAVKRKDSDRYEIVRIQDPLSFEKGFFIVIRACQLLAQKNDGIIFVGVAGPSGAGKTVFTEKVLNFMPSIAVITMDNYNDASRIVDGNFDDPRLTDYDTLLQNIHGLKEGNPVQAPIYDFKSSSRIGYRTIEVPSSRIVVVEGIYALSDKLRPFLDLRVSVTGGVHFDLVKRVFRDIQRAGQEPEEIIHQISETVYPMYKAFIEPDLQTAHIKIINKFNPFSGFQNPTYILKSTKAVTEDKIKEVISEDYKERAEETYDIYLLPPGEDPEACQSYLRMRNRDGKYNLMFEEWVTDSPFIISPRITFEVSVRLLGGLMALGYTIATILKRSSHIFSDDRVCVKTDWLEQINRKYVQVQGRDRLYVKHIADQLGLDGSYVSRTYIEQIQLEKLVDDVMALPDDLKTKLSIDDDITSPKEALSRASADQRSRYLNRSLSLSARDKNLPRLTKLDVNSRRFDGRTPESPAALPKQNPFFDDNCSQESAGACSFLLGSHYQPCS, encoded by the exons aTGTCTAAGGCTGATTCTCACAGTGACTCACCTAGGCGACGCTCTGGCCTACTAAGGGACCAAGTTCAAGCAGTTAAAAGGAAGGATTCTGATCGTTATGAGATTGTTCGAATTCAGGATCCTCTATCCTTTGAGAAGGGGTTCTTTATAGTTATTCGTGCATGCCAGTTGTTGGCTCAGAAGAATGACGGTATAATATTTGTTGGGGTAGCAGGACCGTCTGGAGCTGGAAAGACTGTGTTTACTGAAAAGGTTCTCAACTTTATGCCCAGCATTGCTGTTATAACTATGGACAACTACAATGATGCCAGCCGTATAGTTGATGGGAACTTTGACG ATCCACGTCTGACTGATTATGATACATTACTTCAGAATATTCATGGTCTGAAAGAAGGGAATCCCGTTCAAGCTCCTATCTATGATTTTAAATCAAGCTCTCGCATAGGATACAG GACGATTGAAGTCCCTAGCTCCCGCATTGTCGTTGTTGAAGGTATATATGCATTGAGTGACAAACTTCGGCCTTTTTTGGATCTTCGTGTGTCTGTTACTGGTGGAGTACACTTTGACCTTGTTAAACGGGTTTTTAGAGACATTCAACGTGCTGGACAAGAGCCTGAAGAGATAATTCATCAAATTTCTGAAACG GTATATCCTATGTACAAAGCTTTTATTGAGCCAGATCTACAGACTGCACATATAAAAATCATCAACAAATTCAACCCCTTTTCTGGGTTTCAAAATCCCACATATATATTGAAG TCGACAAAGGCAGTAACTGAAGACAAAATCAAAGAAGTTATATCCGAAGATTACAAAGAACGTGCTGAGGAAACTTATGATATCTATCTTTTACCACCTGGGGAGGATCCTGAAGCATGCCAGTCATATCTTAGAATGAGGAACAGGGATGGAAAATACAACCTTATGTTTGAG GAATGGGTTACTGATAGTCCATTCATCATATCACCTAGAATTACTTTTGAAGTTAGTGTACGCCTTTTGGGTGGGCTAATGGCTCTAGGCTACACCATTGCAACCATCCTGAAAAGAAGCAGTCATATATTCTCTGATGATAGGGTGTGTGTCAAAACAGATTGGTTAGAGCAGATAAACCGAAAGTATGTTCAG GTACAAGGAAGAGATCGTTTATATGTCAAACATATAGCAGACCAGCTCGGCTTGGATGGTTCTTATGTTTCTCGGACCTATATTGAACAAATTCAGCTGGAAAAGcttgttgatgatgttatg GCGTTGCCTGATGATTTGAAGACAAAGCTCAGCATAGATGATGACATAACGAGCCCAAAAGAAGCCTTGTCTCGGGCCTCTGCAGATCAACGAAGCAGATATCTTAATCG ATCACTCTCTCTGTCAGCACGTGACAAGAACCTACCCAGGTTAACAAAACTTGATGTAAATAGCAGAAGATTTGATGGCAGAACCCCAGAATCACCAGCAGCACTTCCCAAGCAG AATCCATTTTTTGATGATAACTGTTCCCAAGAATCTGCCGGTGCATGTTCCTTTCTTTTGGGTTCACATTATCAACCCTGCTCATGA
- the LOC141712125 gene encoding inorganic pyrophosphatase TTM1-like isoform X1 encodes MSKADSHSDSPRRRSGLLRDQVQAVKRKDSDRYEIVRIQDPLSFEKGFFIVIRACQLLAQKNDGIIFVGVAGPSGAGKTVFTEKVLNFMPSIAVITMDNYNDASRIVDGNFDDPRLTDYDTLLQNIHGLKEGNPVQAPIYDFKSSSRIGYRTIEVPSSRIVVVEGIYALSDKLRPFLDLRVSVTGGVHFDLVKRVFRDIQRAGQEPEEIIHQISETVYPMYKAFIEPDLQTAHIKIINKFNPFSGFQNPTYILKSTKAVTEDKIKEVISEDYKERAEETYDIYLLPPGEDPEACQSYLRMRNRDGKYNLMFEEWVTDSPFIISPRITFEVSVRLLGGLMALGYTIATILKRSSHIFSDDRVCVKTDWLEQINRKYVQVQGRDRLYVKHIADQLGLDGSYVSRTYIEQIQLEKLVDDVMALPDDLKTKLSIDDDITSPKEALSRASADQRSRYLNRSLSLSARDKNLPRLTKLDVNSRRFDGRTPESPAALPKQGVITQLSEQITTLTERIDEFTSRIEEVNLKISTRNASSSQQNLAVQAESCNGTAQPALFMAGNGAMNGTLLPSSASSSQLARESPIMEEILLIGRSQRQIIHQIDNLNNILREYSDERSRQGRTERTGRNAYVESIGIPAVLSLVIGAFGILLYRSVATHK; translated from the exons aTGTCTAAGGCTGATTCTCACAGTGACTCACCTAGGCGACGCTCTGGCCTACTAAGGGACCAAGTTCAAGCAGTTAAAAGGAAGGATTCTGATCGTTATGAGATTGTTCGAATTCAGGATCCTCTATCCTTTGAGAAGGGGTTCTTTATAGTTATTCGTGCATGCCAGTTGTTGGCTCAGAAGAATGACGGTATAATATTTGTTGGGGTAGCAGGACCGTCTGGAGCTGGAAAGACTGTGTTTACTGAAAAGGTTCTCAACTTTATGCCCAGCATTGCTGTTATAACTATGGACAACTACAATGATGCCAGCCGTATAGTTGATGGGAACTTTGACG ATCCACGTCTGACTGATTATGATACATTACTTCAGAATATTCATGGTCTGAAAGAAGGGAATCCCGTTCAAGCTCCTATCTATGATTTTAAATCAAGCTCTCGCATAGGATACAG GACGATTGAAGTCCCTAGCTCCCGCATTGTCGTTGTTGAAGGTATATATGCATTGAGTGACAAACTTCGGCCTTTTTTGGATCTTCGTGTGTCTGTTACTGGTGGAGTACACTTTGACCTTGTTAAACGGGTTTTTAGAGACATTCAACGTGCTGGACAAGAGCCTGAAGAGATAATTCATCAAATTTCTGAAACG GTATATCCTATGTACAAAGCTTTTATTGAGCCAGATCTACAGACTGCACATATAAAAATCATCAACAAATTCAACCCCTTTTCTGGGTTTCAAAATCCCACATATATATTGAAG TCGACAAAGGCAGTAACTGAAGACAAAATCAAAGAAGTTATATCCGAAGATTACAAAGAACGTGCTGAGGAAACTTATGATATCTATCTTTTACCACCTGGGGAGGATCCTGAAGCATGCCAGTCATATCTTAGAATGAGGAACAGGGATGGAAAATACAACCTTATGTTTGAG GAATGGGTTACTGATAGTCCATTCATCATATCACCTAGAATTACTTTTGAAGTTAGTGTACGCCTTTTGGGTGGGCTAATGGCTCTAGGCTACACCATTGCAACCATCCTGAAAAGAAGCAGTCATATATTCTCTGATGATAGGGTGTGTGTCAAAACAGATTGGTTAGAGCAGATAAACCGAAAGTATGTTCAG GTACAAGGAAGAGATCGTTTATATGTCAAACATATAGCAGACCAGCTCGGCTTGGATGGTTCTTATGTTTCTCGGACCTATATTGAACAAATTCAGCTGGAAAAGcttgttgatgatgttatg GCGTTGCCTGATGATTTGAAGACAAAGCTCAGCATAGATGATGACATAACGAGCCCAAAAGAAGCCTTGTCTCGGGCCTCTGCAGATCAACGAAGCAGATATCTTAATCG ATCACTCTCTCTGTCAGCACGTGACAAGAACCTACCCAGGTTAACAAAACTTGATGTAAATAGCAGAAGATTTGATGGCAGAACCCCAGAATCACCAGCAGCACTTCCCAAGCAG GGTGTAATCACTCAACTCTCGGAACAAATTACTACACTAACTGAAAGAATAGATGAGTTCACATCCCGTATTGAGGAGGTAAATTTAAAAATCTCAACCAGAAATGCATCCTCTAGCCAACAAAATTTAGCTGTGCAGGCCGAAAGCTGCAATGGCACTGCACAACCTGCACTGTTCATGGCTGGCAATGGTGCAATGAATGGTACACTACTACCTAGTTCTGCTTCCTCTTCTCAATTAGCAAGAGAGTCACCAATAATGGAAGAG ATATTGCTTATTGGAAGGAGCCAACGTCAGATCATTCATCAAATCGATAATCTGAATAACATCCTGCGGGAATACTCTGATGAGAGGTCTCGCCAAGGAAGAACAGAGAGGACAGGCAGAAACGCATATGTAGAATCCATCGGCATTCCTGCAGTTCTAAGTTTGGTGATCGGGGCTTTCGGTATCTTACTGTACAGGAGTGTGGCAACACACAAGTAA
- the LOC141712126 gene encoding uncharacterized protein LOC141712126 isoform X2: MSLTSSKRPSLSNQFSIKPVLRRRMNPIDKFAPHASIMAQFNSMSEDKSPLLQTNTSKRHCGPSNHTTMPKNKGIYRNYVSGWENINPNFTPSANSIYGNLETTRQSLRRLSQNIAHDSSRFPNNIGAGTMSRKTPPSQLGTGPQHVSEQSYMTPSQRRLSNIDLSGISYQSSVTRILHRPSALKPAPRPNFELPASRISPSKNLYSSTIDKRLLESYNRDRGMTCFRQSCINCSHSS; the protein is encoded by the exons ATGTCACTCACAAGTTCCAAGCGTCCATCGCTGTCCAACCAATTTTCGATCAAGCCTG TTTTGAGAAGACGTATGAATCCGATTGATAAGTTTGCCCCGCATGCATCAATCATGGCGCAATTCAATTCGATGTCAGAAGACAAATCTCCACTTCTGCAGACAAATA CTTCTAAGCGACACTGTGGTCCTTCTAATCATACTACCATGCCAAAAAACAAAGGAATATATAGGAACTATGTCAGTGGTTGGGAGAATATTAATCCCAATTTTACACCTTCTGCAAACTCCATATACGGAAATTTAG AAACGACTAGACAATCACTTCGACGTTTAAGCCAGAATATTGCACATGACTCCTCCAGATTCCCTAATAATATTGGTGCAGGCACCATGTCCAGAAAGACTCCGCCTTCACAACTGG GTACTGGACCACAGCATGTGTCTGAGCAATCTTACATGACACCTTCCCAGCGACGGTTATCCAACATAGATCTATCAG GAATCAGTTATCAAAGTTCTGTAACACGCATTCTTCATAGACCTTCAGCTTTAAAGCCTGCACCACGTCCTAACTTTGAATTACCAGCGTCAAGAATATCTCCGTCTAAAAATTTGTATTCTTCTACTATCGACAAGAGGCTCCTGGAATCTTACAATCGTG ATAGGGGTATGACCTGTTTCCGTCAAAGCTGTATAAATTGTTCACATTCCTCATAA
- the LOC141712126 gene encoding uncharacterized protein LOC141712126 isoform X4 — protein sequence MSLTSSKRPSLSNQFSIKPVLRRRMNPIDKFAPHASIMAQFNSMSEDKSPLLQTNTSKRHCGPSNHTTMPKNKGIYRNYVSGWENINPNFTPSANSIYGNLGTGPQHVSEQSYMTPSQRRLSNIDLSGISYQSSVTRILHRPSALKPAPRPNFELPASRISPSKNLYSSTIDKRLLESYNRDRGMTCFRQSCINCSHSS from the exons ATGTCACTCACAAGTTCCAAGCGTCCATCGCTGTCCAACCAATTTTCGATCAAGCCTG TTTTGAGAAGACGTATGAATCCGATTGATAAGTTTGCCCCGCATGCATCAATCATGGCGCAATTCAATTCGATGTCAGAAGACAAATCTCCACTTCTGCAGACAAATA CTTCTAAGCGACACTGTGGTCCTTCTAATCATACTACCATGCCAAAAAACAAAGGAATATATAGGAACTATGTCAGTGGTTGGGAGAATATTAATCCCAATTTTACACCTTCTGCAAACTCCATATACGGAAATTTAG GTACTGGACCACAGCATGTGTCTGAGCAATCTTACATGACACCTTCCCAGCGACGGTTATCCAACATAGATCTATCAG GAATCAGTTATCAAAGTTCTGTAACACGCATTCTTCATAGACCTTCAGCTTTAAAGCCTGCACCACGTCCTAACTTTGAATTACCAGCGTCAAGAATATCTCCGTCTAAAAATTTGTATTCTTCTACTATCGACAAGAGGCTCCTGGAATCTTACAATCGTG ATAGGGGTATGACCTGTTTCCGTCAAAGCTGTATAAATTGTTCACATTCCTCATAA
- the LOC141712126 gene encoding uncharacterized protein LOC141712126 isoform X5, giving the protein MSLTSSKRPSLSNQFSIKPVLRRRMNPIDKFAPHASIMAQFNSMSEDKSPLLQTNKTTRQSLRRLSQNIAHDSSRFPNNIGAGTMSRKTPPSQLGTGPQHVSEQSYMTPSQRRLSNIDLSGISYQSSVTRILHRPSALKPAPRPNFELPASRISPSKNLYSSTIDKRLLESYNRDRGMTCFRQSCINCSHSS; this is encoded by the exons ATGTCACTCACAAGTTCCAAGCGTCCATCGCTGTCCAACCAATTTTCGATCAAGCCTG TTTTGAGAAGACGTATGAATCCGATTGATAAGTTTGCCCCGCATGCATCAATCATGGCGCAATTCAATTCGATGTCAGAAGACAAATCTCCACTTCTGCAGACAAATA AAACGACTAGACAATCACTTCGACGTTTAAGCCAGAATATTGCACATGACTCCTCCAGATTCCCTAATAATATTGGTGCAGGCACCATGTCCAGAAAGACTCCGCCTTCACAACTGG GTACTGGACCACAGCATGTGTCTGAGCAATCTTACATGACACCTTCCCAGCGACGGTTATCCAACATAGATCTATCAG GAATCAGTTATCAAAGTTCTGTAACACGCATTCTTCATAGACCTTCAGCTTTAAAGCCTGCACCACGTCCTAACTTTGAATTACCAGCGTCAAGAATATCTCCGTCTAAAAATTTGTATTCTTCTACTATCGACAAGAGGCTCCTGGAATCTTACAATCGTG ATAGGGGTATGACCTGTTTCCGTCAAAGCTGTATAAATTGTTCACATTCCTCATAA
- the LOC141712126 gene encoding uncharacterized protein LOC141712126 isoform X1 produces the protein MEQRSKRKGGKSRTVALKAEEESPKAATSRKDKGKALFTKSDTESSSSESDDDSDSESLPETDADEEMMKLCALMVKGITKIAYRKFRKGKKFSRKGTSSDKNNFRRSEGRGGKSDRGDYTNVKCYNCGEKDHISPDCKKVKGDKGKALVTKKKNWTDTSDSESEENYALMANADKESAESSSEAAEIKVPQTTYAFHTDDINELRRYLKTMFVSYRDQTLTCERLTSENLAFKKRNNFLEKKLVMFHQTQKDRDDAFYVRDEVLKMNESLKTELEKEREIIRTWTNSGRTTQNLLSSENWKEGLGYGEDKNDKGTVEIKPVVVKQKSKLKPVKFVTVKSDNEKSEVKMELTSDKLK, from the coding sequence atggaacaaagaagcaagaggaaaggaggaaagtcaaggacagttgctcttaaggctgaagaagaatcccccaaggcagctacctcaaggaaagacaagggtaaagctcttttcacaaaatctgatactgagtcatcaagttctgaaagtgatgatgactcagattctgaaagcttgcctgagactgatgctgatgaggagatgatgaagctgtgtgctcttatggtgaaagggatcacaaagattgcatacaggaagttcaggaagggaaagaagttttccaggaaaggcacaagttctgataaaaataatttcagaagatctgagggcagaggaggaaagtctgatagaggagattataccaatgtcaaatgctataactgtggtgagaaagaccacatatctcctgattgcaagaaagtgaagggtgacaaaggcaaggctctggtcacaaagaagaaaaactggacagacacctcagactctgaaagtgaggagaactatgctttgatggcaaatgctgataaagaaagtgctgagagcagttctgaagctgctgaaataaaggtacctcagactacttatgcttttcatactgatgatattaatgagttgagaagatatcttaaaaccatgtttgttagttatagagatcaaactttaacatgtgaaagattaacttctgaaaatcttgcttttaagaaaagaaataatttcttagaaaaaaagttagttatgttccatcaaactcagaaggatagagatgatgctttttatgttagggatgaagtgttaaaaatgaatgaatctctaaaaactgagttagaaaaggaaagagagattatcaggacttggactaactctggcagaacaactcaaaatttgctaagtagtgaaaattggaaagagggcttaggttatggagaggataagaatgataaaggaactgtagaaattaagccagTTGTTGTCAAGCAAAaatcaaagttaaaacctgttaagtttgtaact
- the LOC141712126 gene encoding uncharacterized protein LOC141712126 isoform X3, protein MEQRSKRKGGKSRTVALKAEEESPKAATSRKDKGKALFTKSDTESSSSESDDDSDSESLPETDADEEMMKLCALMVKGITKIAYRKFRKGKKFSRKGTSSDKNNFRRSEGRGGKSDRGDYTNVKCYNCGEKDHISPDCKKVKGDKGKALVTKKKNWTDTSDSESEENYALMANADKESAESSSEAAEIKEKYPSSGQWMFMTYDWK, encoded by the coding sequence atggaacaaagaagcaagaggaaaggaggaaagtcaaggacagttgctcttaaggctgaagaagaatcccccaaggcagctacctcaaggaaagacaagggtaaagctcttttcacaaaatctgatactgagtcatcaagttctgaaagtgatgatgactcagattctgaaagcttgcctgagactgatgctgatgaggagatgatgaagctgtgtgctcttatggtgaaagggatcacaaagattgcatacaggaagttcaggaagggaaagaagttttccaggaaaggcacaagttctgataaaaataatttcagaagatctgagggcagaggaggaaagtctgatagaggagattataccaatgtcaaatgctataactgtggtgagaaagaccacatatctcctgattgcaagaaagtgaagggtgacaaaggcaaggctctggtcacaaagaagaaaaactggacagacacctcagactctgaaagtgaggagaactatgctttgatggcaaatgctgataaagaaagtgctgagagcagttctgaagctgctgaaataaag